One segment of Thermosynechococcus sp. HN-54 DNA contains the following:
- a CDS encoding response regulator: MQSDQQKRILGYFIEEAQEHLTTIEDSLMNLQQVVNDPEAISEMFRAAHSVKGGAAMLGLHSIQHTAHKLEDYFKILREHPVTVDETLEQLFLQAFDALRELLDELQGPFGLTEETATATLNRVEPVFNQLQAHLSHLTQGTEAAPPVTVPSPPVAEPVKPPVQPVADSSYRLVFQTEVPDRLRAMLQLFKQPDSPQVRQELAEACSNLGQLGETFALPQWVELLAIAQQAVSNTAQPLTALAPVVIKEIMAARDLVLNGKGSAIRPSDSLLMLQPSVIEEAPAVVPEEPEPAVLESAPVTLEEPPQSPEMASEVAPLEVSAPEEEISEPMEPMSSGGDGVTVFGEESGADFQELSDIFSDATALPTDWLEDTLEEDLASLGLGGEAAFDEEISDFLNMTAAEELPEAEPSLDAILDEIEGLSSELVAAEVEEASLDDLTPPAIAESMVEALEAPLTLDSPAEESAAAEPAELALDAFLEQFTEEAPSEMAALDEAVASLEDFLGEVENTEARDLLPLEEDFESPTLSHVAEDVAEFLEEVPGLNDVLENLVVDNAAEEPLAEFIAPPSTDDPWAETLSDAPAIAEPSTPEVTAANIAASEPLVEEVTPAPETVSIAELESLMEESLISPEAATVTESEALAEESLASLEAAGMTAPEVLVEESIPSPEAASMAELEALVNDATVPASRESVLEELEGLIEHSTTSTTPPEAATFNELDQLLEAAAPPPSAFEDLEQLLGQATPAVPTPAPTTTDDSFADLEKLIPQPAGSSAKAATPRRTGAGAKGGSLVEQTMRVPVRHLDTLSNLVGELVVNRNSLEDTQERLRQFLDNLLYQVQQLGDVSQQMQDLYERSLLESSLLGVTTARAANGQGERGTHATGVEFDALEMDRFTGFHTLSQEVIERIVRVREAADDIQYVIDEVEQVARQFRQVTTQVQEGLSRSRMVPFREMSSRLPGAVRRVATTIGKQVELKIEGEDTLIDKGILEKLFDPMTHLINNAVYHGIEPPQVRRQLGKPEKGLIRVRAFYQGSQAIISVSDDGAGIDPERVKRKAIEKGLLKEADAPNLSRQEVYAFLFQSGFSTKDQADALAGRGVGMDVVRKNLEDIRGTINIDSTVGKGTTFTIRLPLTLSITKALCCIDNHCRIAFPIDGVEDMLDIPQERIQTLEDGQRVLSWHDRLLPVRKLGDLLKYSRNISRSNVYGGSTQDDGMVSIVVLRSGDDLVAMEVDQVIGEQEIVIKQLSGPVPKPVGVAGVTVQGDGRAMAIADVLEIIDLSLGRMDRDWRGFGHTVDITEPEEASEPLVLIIDDSITVRELLSMTFTRAGYRVEQARDGQDAWEKLRSGLPCDLVFCDIEMPRMDGLELLSRIQKDPKLNHLPIAMLTSRGADRHRKMAAQLGARGYFTKPYLEEQLLDAAARLLRGEVLVQQEPTPTP; this comes from the coding sequence ATGCAAAGCGATCAACAAAAGCGCATTCTTGGCTACTTCATTGAGGAGGCACAGGAACACCTGACCACCATTGAAGACAGTTTGATGAATCTCCAGCAGGTGGTCAATGACCCCGAGGCAATAAGTGAAATGTTTCGGGCAGCCCACTCCGTCAAAGGGGGGGCGGCCATGCTCGGACTCCACAGCATTCAGCACACCGCCCACAAGCTAGAGGATTACTTCAAAATTCTGCGGGAACACCCCGTAACGGTGGATGAAACCCTAGAGCAACTCTTTTTGCAAGCCTTTGATGCGCTGCGGGAACTCCTCGATGAATTGCAAGGCCCCTTTGGTTTGACGGAGGAGACAGCAACGGCAACGCTGAATCGGGTGGAGCCAGTCTTTAATCAACTGCAAGCCCACTTGAGCCACCTGACCCAAGGAACAGAGGCGGCTCCCCCTGTGACTGTGCCTTCTCCCCCTGTGGCTGAACCCGTTAAGCCGCCGGTACAACCCGTTGCCGATTCCAGCTACCGCTTAGTCTTTCAAACGGAGGTGCCCGATCGCCTGCGGGCAATGTTGCAACTCTTTAAGCAGCCCGATTCGCCCCAAGTGCGGCAAGAATTGGCCGAAGCCTGTTCTAATTTGGGTCAATTGGGGGAAACCTTTGCCCTGCCCCAGTGGGTTGAATTGCTGGCGATCGCTCAACAGGCGGTCAGTAACACAGCTCAGCCCCTCACGGCTTTGGCACCCGTGGTGATCAAAGAGATTATGGCGGCTCGCGACTTGGTGCTCAATGGTAAAGGCAGTGCGATTCGTCCCAGTGACAGTTTATTGATGCTTCAGCCTTCTGTGATTGAGGAAGCGCCGGCTGTTGTTCCAGAAGAGCCAGAGCCTGCGGTCTTAGAATCAGCTCCCGTGACCCTTGAGGAACCACCGCAATCCCCTGAAATGGCCTCTGAGGTTGCTCCGCTAGAGGTGAGTGCGCCTGAAGAAGAGATTTCCGAGCCAATGGAGCCAATGAGCAGCGGTGGCGATGGTGTCACTGTTTTTGGCGAGGAGAGTGGGGCTGATTTCCAAGAATTGAGTGACATTTTTAGTGATGCCACGGCACTGCCGACGGACTGGCTGGAGGACACCCTTGAGGAGGATTTGGCCAGTTTAGGGCTGGGGGGTGAAGCGGCCTTTGATGAGGAGATTTCCGACTTTTTGAACATGACCGCTGCTGAGGAGTTGCCTGAGGCAGAACCTAGCCTTGATGCCATCCTCGATGAAATTGAAGGACTCTCTAGTGAGTTGGTCGCCGCGGAGGTGGAGGAAGCATCCCTCGATGACCTCACGCCGCCAGCGATCGCCGAAAGTATGGTTGAGGCCCTTGAGGCGCCCTTGACACTTGACAGTCCTGCTGAGGAGAGTGCAGCCGCAGAACCCGCCGAACTCGCTCTGGATGCATTCCTTGAACAATTCACTGAGGAAGCCCCCTCAGAGATGGCCGCTCTTGATGAGGCAGTTGCTTCCCTAGAAGACTTTTTGGGTGAGGTGGAAAACACTGAGGCTCGCGATCTGCTTCCCCTAGAAGAGGACTTTGAGAGCCCTACTCTCAGTCATGTCGCTGAGGATGTGGCTGAGTTCCTCGAAGAGGTGCCGGGTCTCAACGATGTCCTAGAAAACTTGGTCGTAGATAACGCGGCGGAAGAACCCCTCGCGGAATTTATTGCCCCGCCAAGCACTGATGATCCTTGGGCAGAAACGCTATCCGATGCGCCGGCGATCGCTGAGCCAAGTACACCTGAAGTCACAGCGGCAAATATCGCTGCATCCGAACCACTAGTAGAGGAGGTTACACCCGCTCCTGAGACTGTTAGCATTGCCGAGCTAGAATCCCTCATGGAAGAGTCCCTAATCTCTCCTGAGGCTGCGACCGTTACTGAATCTGAAGCACTGGCAGAGGAATCTCTTGCCTCGCTTGAAGCTGCGGGCATGACGGCGCCCGAAGTGCTGGTGGAAGAATCCATCCCCTCCCCTGAAGCTGCCAGCATGGCTGAACTGGAAGCACTGGTGAATGATGCCACTGTGCCTGCTAGCCGCGAAAGCGTCCTAGAGGAATTGGAGGGGCTGATTGAGCACAGTACAACCAGTACAACCCCACCCGAGGCTGCCACGTTCAACGAATTGGATCAGCTTTTAGAGGCGGCGGCACCACCTCCATCAGCCTTTGAGGATCTCGAGCAACTCTTGGGGCAAGCCACCCCTGCGGTACCCACGCCAGCACCGACCACCACTGATGATAGTTTTGCCGATTTAGAGAAATTAATTCCCCAACCCGCAGGGAGTAGTGCCAAGGCGGCCACTCCTCGACGAACAGGGGCAGGGGCAAAAGGTGGCTCCTTGGTGGAACAAACCATGCGCGTACCAGTGCGCCACCTCGACACCCTGAGTAACCTCGTTGGGGAGTTGGTGGTTAACCGCAATAGCCTCGAAGACACCCAAGAACGCCTGCGGCAGTTTCTTGATAACCTGCTCTACCAAGTCCAACAACTCGGGGATGTCAGCCAACAGATGCAAGACCTCTACGAGCGATCGCTCCTTGAAAGTTCACTGTTGGGCGTAACGACAGCACGGGCAGCCAATGGCCAAGGGGAACGGGGAACCCACGCCACGGGGGTCGAGTTTGATGCCTTGGAAATGGATCGCTTTACCGGCTTCCACACCCTCTCTCAGGAGGTGATTGAGCGGATCGTGCGGGTGCGGGAGGCGGCAGATGATATCCAGTACGTGATTGATGAAGTGGAGCAGGTGGCACGGCAATTTCGTCAAGTCACCACCCAAGTCCAAGAGGGGTTGAGCCGCTCACGAATGGTGCCCTTCCGCGAAATGTCTTCCCGCTTACCGGGAGCGGTGCGCCGCGTTGCCACCACCATTGGCAAGCAGGTGGAACTCAAAATTGAAGGGGAGGATACGCTCATTGACAAGGGTATCCTTGAAAAGCTCTTTGACCCCATGACCCACCTGATCAATAACGCCGTCTATCACGGCATTGAACCGCCGCAGGTCAGGCGGCAATTGGGCAAACCCGAAAAAGGCCTGATTCGGGTGCGGGCTTTTTACCAAGGGAGTCAAGCGATTATCTCTGTCAGTGACGATGGGGCGGGGATTGACCCAGAACGGGTGAAACGCAAAGCAATTGAGAAGGGTCTCCTGAAGGAGGCCGATGCCCCTAATCTGTCGCGCCAAGAGGTGTATGCCTTCCTCTTCCAATCGGGCTTTAGCACCAAAGATCAAGCGGATGCCCTTGCCGGTCGCGGTGTGGGTATGGATGTGGTGCGCAAGAATCTTGAGGATATTCGCGGCACAATTAACATTGACTCGACGGTGGGCAAAGGCACCACATTTACGATCCGCTTGCCACTGACCCTGAGCATTACCAAAGCCCTCTGCTGCATTGATAACCACTGCCGCATTGCCTTCCCCATTGACGGTGTGGAGGATATGCTGGATATTCCCCAAGAGCGCATCCAAACCCTAGAAGATGGTCAGCGCGTCCTCTCTTGGCACGATCGCCTGCTGCCAGTGCGTAAACTTGGGGATTTGCTCAAGTACAGCCGCAACATCAGCCGCAGCAATGTCTATGGCGGCAGCACCCAAGATGATGGCATGGTCTCGATTGTCGTGCTGCGCAGTGGCGATGATCTCGTGGCCATGGAGGTGGATCAGGTCATTGGCGAACAGGAAATTGTGATTAAGCAGTTGTCGGGTCCTGTGCCGAAGCCAGTGGGTGTTGCTGGGGTAACTGTCCAAGGGGATGGCCGCGCAATGGCGATCGCCGACGTGCTGGAAATTATTGACCTGTCCCTAGGACGCATGGATCGCGATTGGCGTGGGTTTGGGCACACTGTCGATATTACCGAGCCAGAGGAAGCCTCTGAACCCTTGGTACTCATCATTGATGACTCGATTACGGTGCGGGAGTTGCTCTCAATGACCTTTACGCGGGCGGGCTACCGCGTCGAGCAGGCACGGGATGGTCAAGATGCGTGGGAAAAACTGCGCTCTGGTCTGCCCTGTGACTTGGTCTTCTGCGACATTGAGATGCCCCGCATGGATGGCTTGGAGTTGCTCTCGCGGATTCAAAAGGATCCCAAACTCAACCATCTGCCGATCGCCATGCTGACCTCACGGGGCGCCGATCGCCACCGCAAGATGGCTGCACAACTGGGGGCACGGGGTTACTTTACGAAGCCCTATCTAGAGGAGCAATTACTGGATGCGGCAGCGCGGCTCCTCAGGGGTGAAGTCCTTGTGCAGCAGGAGCCGACACCTACCCCATGA
- a CDS encoding methyl-accepting chemotaxis protein yields MASSSTQHTQEYQKAVAAYVQGNYEEAAKITDQLVGTRPGDPNLRLLRGHIYCCQQRYSEAQEQYHAVLNATTDPELINLANESLAKIKDLIPATEPVKNGGEEQHTTLQGDHTQLQGDNTFLQTTPPTREPQAANPSEELSLEHFDDFGSDLGTSNPFDDLEVAGIEEEFGVSLEQGTFNPFDEDAAVQDPFAFSANSLEDAVSEAVDIPEIPIGESVQPLGAEAIGDDDITMLMGSSPLIPSEPASPVLGGGATESAATPFQEITPPSLETFDDPFAAEMAMPQESLFGGLTESGEANISEESLFPNLTESVETNVPEVSTSAAGISDLLTNETADAIELLPQPELSSSDAAEEEDDLFGDFSASLEAFEAPDIVAEPLSLEAFDPATFEDEQTIAMSQFPRGEAVAEDVREPEAPAIATGESTPSSAEPFESIADFDLKDLSFGNADISEAAFDDEMTIANPQVHGMGAGGADATSMTDAGTETFAVLPDEFDLSQQSLEDLADFSLDLSQSTASRAEASAPKEKQDLSAFTQQAPMAAPVATSPTPSRSPVGSTVPATSTATSSFGQQNITSAVTTGVLSALAAGAVSLGFSSPGPAPLVSGTAAGLTAGVAVYAMGQRSVSRIKRFCTDLQAQCNAVIAGDMTARVPVTSNDELGLLAQSFNQMTDTIQQITADAQKKAEENERQRDDLQRQVIRLLDDVEGAARGDLTVQAEVTADVLGAVADSFNLTIHNLRTIVQQVKIAAQQVSRGAAENETFARSLSADALRQAEELAVTLNSVQMMTNAIQRVAESAQEANEVARNASETALRGGEAVERTVAGILQIRETVAETTRKVKRLAESSQEIAKIVGVISSIANRTNLLALNASIEAARAGEAGRGFAVVADEVRQLADRAAKASKEIEQIVLQIQSETGAVMTAMEEGTQQVIEGTKRAEQAKHSLEDIIQVSSQIDTLVRSITNATVEQTESARAMAQVMQSIELTAQATSQEAQRVSDSLQGLVSVARNLQASVERFRVENTEDQA; encoded by the coding sequence ATGGCATCCAGCAGCACCCAACACACCCAAGAATATCAAAAAGCGGTTGCCGCTTATGTGCAAGGCAACTACGAAGAAGCAGCCAAAATCACTGACCAATTGGTGGGCACTCGACCGGGCGATCCCAACCTACGGCTGCTGCGGGGGCATATTTACTGCTGCCAACAACGCTACAGCGAGGCTCAAGAGCAGTACCATGCGGTTCTCAACGCCACAACTGATCCAGAGTTAATCAATCTGGCCAACGAGAGCCTCGCCAAGATTAAGGATTTGATTCCTGCTACTGAACCTGTCAAGAATGGGGGCGAAGAACAACACACCACCCTGCAAGGAGATCACACCCAACTTCAGGGGGACAATACCTTTTTGCAAACTACCCCACCCACTCGCGAACCCCAAGCCGCGAACCCCTCAGAGGAATTGAGTCTTGAACACTTTGATGACTTTGGTAGCGATTTAGGGACGAGCAACCCCTTTGACGATCTTGAGGTTGCTGGCATTGAGGAAGAATTTGGCGTCAGTTTAGAACAGGGTACCTTTAACCCCTTCGACGAAGATGCAGCGGTTCAGGATCCCTTTGCCTTTTCGGCCAATTCTTTGGAGGATGCGGTCTCAGAAGCGGTGGACATTCCAGAAATTCCCATCGGCGAATCGGTGCAACCGCTAGGCGCTGAAGCCATTGGGGATGATGATATCACGATGCTCATGGGAAGTTCTCCTTTGATCCCGTCCGAACCCGCCAGCCCTGTTTTGGGTGGTGGGGCGACAGAAAGTGCAGCGACTCCTTTTCAAGAAATAACGCCGCCCTCCCTAGAAACATTTGATGATCCCTTTGCCGCTGAAATGGCGATGCCTCAAGAGAGTCTCTTTGGGGGGCTTACAGAATCGGGAGAAGCCAACATTTCTGAAGAGAGCCTCTTTCCAAATCTGACGGAATCCGTGGAGACCAACGTTCCTGAAGTCTCTACGTCTGCTGCTGGTATCAGTGATTTGTTAACCAATGAGACGGCAGATGCCATTGAATTGTTGCCGCAGCCCGAATTAAGTTCTTCTGATGCTGCCGAGGAGGAAGACGATCTCTTTGGTGATTTCTCAGCTTCCCTTGAGGCTTTTGAAGCCCCAGATATTGTGGCAGAACCCCTGTCTCTTGAGGCCTTTGACCCTGCTACCTTTGAGGATGAGCAAACGATCGCCATGTCCCAGTTCCCGCGGGGCGAAGCAGTTGCCGAAGACGTGAGGGAGCCAGAGGCGCCAGCGATCGCCACAGGCGAATCCACCCCAAGTAGCGCAGAACCCTTTGAATCCATTGCCGACTTTGACCTAAAGGATTTGTCTTTTGGCAATGCAGACATTTCAGAGGCTGCTTTTGATGATGAAATGACGATCGCCAATCCCCAAGTGCATGGGATGGGAGCAGGGGGAGCAGACGCCACCAGCATGACCGATGCTGGCACAGAAACCTTTGCAGTTTTACCCGATGAATTTGATCTCAGCCAACAAAGTCTTGAAGACCTAGCCGATTTTAGTCTCGACCTTAGCCAAAGCACTGCTAGCCGCGCTGAAGCCTCTGCCCCCAAAGAAAAGCAGGATCTCTCAGCCTTTACCCAGCAAGCACCTATGGCAGCGCCAGTAGCTACCTCACCGACGCCCTCGCGTAGCCCTGTTGGCTCAACGGTTCCAGCGACTTCTACCGCTACAAGTTCCTTTGGTCAGCAAAACATTACCTCAGCAGTGACCACGGGTGTTCTTTCTGCTTTGGCTGCTGGGGCGGTGAGTTTGGGCTTTAGTTCCCCTGGGCCTGCTCCCTTAGTGAGTGGGACGGCAGCGGGTCTCACCGCCGGGGTGGCGGTCTATGCCATGGGGCAGCGCAGCGTCAGCCGCATCAAGCGCTTCTGTACGGATTTGCAGGCGCAGTGTAATGCTGTGATTGCCGGCGATATGACGGCGCGGGTGCCGGTCACCAGTAACGATGAGCTGGGGCTTTTGGCACAAAGCTTTAACCAAATGACGGATACCATTCAGCAAATTACTGCCGATGCCCAGAAAAAAGCAGAGGAAAACGAACGGCAGCGGGATGATTTGCAGCGCCAAGTGATCCGACTCCTCGATGATGTGGAGGGTGCCGCCCGAGGTGACCTGACCGTACAAGCAGAAGTGACAGCGGACGTGCTCGGCGCAGTGGCCGACTCCTTTAACTTGACAATTCACAACCTGCGGACAATTGTGCAACAGGTAAAAATTGCCGCCCAGCAGGTGAGTCGCGGTGCCGCAGAAAACGAAACCTTTGCCCGTAGTCTCTCAGCAGATGCCCTGCGGCAAGCGGAGGAGCTAGCGGTCACCCTGAACTCAGTGCAGATGATGACCAATGCGATTCAGCGGGTGGCTGAAAGTGCCCAAGAAGCCAATGAGGTGGCACGCAATGCTTCAGAAACAGCCCTCCGTGGCGGTGAGGCGGTGGAACGCACGGTGGCGGGTATTTTGCAGATTCGGGAAACGGTGGCGGAGACCACCCGCAAGGTGAAGCGCTTAGCGGAATCTTCCCAAGAGATTGCCAAAATTGTCGGTGTGATTTCGTCGATTGCCAACCGCACGAACCTCTTGGCCTTGAACGCCAGTATTGAGGCCGCACGAGCCGGGGAAGCAGGTCGGGGTTTTGCCGTGGTTGCTGATGAGGTGCGCCAACTGGCAGACCGGGCAGCCAAAGCCTCGAAAGAAATTGAGCAGATTGTGTTACAAATTCAAAGTGAAACCGGCGCGGTGATGACCGCCATGGAAGAAGGGACACAGCAGGTGATCGAGGGGACGAAGCGGGCTGAACAGGCCAAGCACTCCCTTGAGGACATCATCCAAGTGTCGTCGCAAATTGATACCCTTGTACGCTCAATTACCAACGCTACGGTCGAGCAAACAGAATCGGCGCGAGCCATGGCGCAGGTGATGCAATCCATTGAGTTGACAGCGCAGGCTACTTCTCAGGAGGCACAGCGGGTGTCCGACTCGTTGCAAGGTCTAGTGAGTGTGGCACGCAACTTGCAGGCATCGGTGGAACGGTTCCGCGTTGAAAATACTGAAGATCAAGCCTAA
- a CDS encoding chemotaxis protein CheW: MFSSSDLLATNAPIESGNIDDLVTPEGDLHILFTIPSGDTLALPAIGVREVVAVSPDRITPVPNTSNLLLGILNLRGQVIWVADTGKFLGDDTPLNTDRSELSIIAIEDDELMVGLAVHQVRGMEWLNNDTIKPATHVSDQMAPFVRGEWVFDAEQQDIVKLLDPLAILRSARWGL; the protein is encoded by the coding sequence ATGTTTAGTAGCTCAGACCTACTCGCAACCAATGCCCCCATCGAAAGTGGCAATATCGATGACCTAGTAACCCCCGAAGGGGATTTACATATCCTCTTTACGATCCCTAGCGGTGATACCTTGGCGCTACCAGCGATTGGGGTACGCGAAGTCGTGGCCGTGAGTCCCGATCGCATTACCCCAGTGCCCAATACTTCCAATCTCCTACTGGGGATTTTGAACTTGCGGGGGCAGGTGATTTGGGTAGCGGATACCGGTAAGTTTCTTGGGGATGACACTCCCTTGAATACCGATCGCTCTGAGCTATCAATTATTGCCATTGAGGATGATGAGTTAATGGTAGGGCTAGCGGTTCATCAGGTTCGAGGCATGGAGTGGCTCAACAATGACACCATTAAGCCCGCGACCCATGTCAGCGATCAGATGGCTCCCTTTGTCCGTGGCGAATGGGTTTTTGATGCCGAGCAACAGGACATTGTTAAGCTTTTGGACCCCCTCGCCATTTTACGCAGTGCTCGCTGGGGACTCTAA
- a CDS encoding response regulator transcription factor: MSKVLVVEDSPPQREMISELLAKTGFEVTVATDGVEAMEQLQQSTPDVVVLDIVMPRMNGYEVCRQIKSDPRTQSIPVVICSSKGEEFDRYWGMKQGADAYITKPFDPKELVGTIKQLLRG, from the coding sequence ATGAGCAAAGTCTTAGTTGTCGAAGATAGTCCACCCCAGCGGGAAATGATTAGCGAATTGCTAGCGAAAACAGGCTTTGAAGTGACGGTTGCCACCGATGGTGTCGAGGCAATGGAACAATTGCAGCAGAGCACGCCAGACGTTGTTGTTCTCGACATTGTCATGCCCCGCATGAATGGGTATGAAGTCTGTCGCCAAATTAAGTCCGACCCTCGCACCCAATCCATTCCCGTGGTTATCTGTAGCTCCAAAGGTGAGGAGTTTGATCGCTATTGGGGCATGAAACAGGGGGCTGATGCGTACATCACGAAGCCCTTTGACCCCAAAGAACTCGTTGGCACCATCAAGCAACTCTTGCGAGGCTAA
- a CDS encoding response regulator — translation MCRGQPAGDRYNSAMEGCLNDTDIYTLCQTLALGQRTGELYLEDDAGHTWLLFLSHGHLVYIADRHSHSLERLQDLLYGQGIPWPSPDSFIESKAGASWVEYECLWWLLDHCKLNQIHSVWRALLRESLFDVVSLNRAWFKFYSASPLTPQWHNLSLTALLNDSLSHLREWKKLHPELRSLDQSLELTDTKPTGNDPADQWFRQLEPFVRERITLRRLSRQLGRDGVTVGKLLLPYLHQGYLQVSSWGTNGHTRTFPPLSWRRSPRVVCVDDAATVRQVVESTLQAAGYEATAIAHPLTALSLIFQLNPDLIFLDIAMPELDGYEFCTLLRHTPRFRYTPIIMLTSLVGWSDRLRAKVAGATDYLSKPFSTQELLTITHHYIGAAPPVTSLTDESFGDVLEPKSGLETPR, via the coding sequence TTGTGTCGCGGTCAGCCCGCTGGCGATCGCTATAATAGCGCCATGGAAGGATGCCTCAACGATACGGATATTTACACGCTGTGCCAAACCCTTGCCCTTGGTCAGCGCACTGGGGAACTCTACCTCGAAGATGATGCCGGTCATACGTGGCTTCTCTTTTTGAGTCATGGTCACTTGGTTTATATTGCCGATCGCCACAGCCACAGTTTAGAGCGGTTGCAGGATCTGCTCTATGGGCAGGGCATTCCTTGGCCGAGTCCCGATAGCTTCATCGAAAGCAAAGCTGGTGCCAGTTGGGTGGAATACGAATGCCTATGGTGGCTCCTCGATCACTGCAAGCTCAATCAAATCCATAGTGTGTGGCGTGCTCTGCTGCGGGAGAGTCTCTTTGACGTTGTTAGCCTCAATCGCGCTTGGTTCAAGTTTTATAGTGCGAGTCCCCTCACCCCCCAATGGCACAATCTCTCCCTGACAGCCCTGCTCAATGACAGCCTGAGTCATCTGCGGGAATGGAAAAAACTGCATCCAGAGTTGCGTTCCCTCGATCAATCCCTCGAACTGACAGATACTAAACCCACAGGGAACGATCCAGCGGATCAGTGGTTTCGCCAACTGGAACCCTTCGTGCGCGAGCGGATCACCTTGCGCCGTCTGAGTCGGCAACTGGGACGAGATGGGGTGACTGTGGGCAAACTCCTGCTGCCCTATCTCCATCAAGGGTACTTACAAGTCAGTTCTTGGGGAACCAATGGCCACACCCGTACCTTTCCGCCCCTCTCTTGGCGGCGATCGCCGCGGGTGGTGTGTGTCGATGATGCGGCCACCGTGCGTCAAGTGGTTGAATCCACCCTACAAGCAGCAGGTTATGAAGCCACGGCCATCGCCCACCCGTTGACCGCCTTGAGTCTCATTTTCCAACTCAACCCCGACCTGATTTTCCTCGATATTGCCATGCCCGAATTGGATGGCTATGAATTTTGTACGCTCCTGCGGCACACGCCTCGCTTCCGTTATACACCGATTATTATGCTGACTAGTCTCGTTGGTTGGAGCGATCGCCTGCGAGCCAAAGTGGCCGGTGCCACTGATTACCTCAGTAAACCCTTTTCAACTCAAGAATTGTTAACAATTACGCATCATTATATTGGTGCAGCCCCACCTGTGACCTCCTTAACAGACGAGTCCTTTGGCGACGTGCTAGAACCAAAATCAGGCCTTGAGACTCCCCGTTAG
- a CDS encoding MerR family transcriptional regulator: MATIQDFIHVQDQWSLDELVEIANELLPQHLPQEDSKNRVLEEVNPRLVRHYTSCKLIDRPARIGREGRYGYRHLLQLLVVRRLLMEGYTAGAIYKLVYRMSTPELRALLEQGVHLQLNPPPINPALAFLQQVQDRSEHRYGEPMRVSPSVSRREVPPPSHSQQPESWKRIEVVPGFEVHIRDDFNFPQINRDQEALVKQLVQLLSSYTQR; this comes from the coding sequence ATGGCAACAATTCAAGACTTCATCCACGTTCAGGATCAATGGTCATTAGATGAGTTGGTAGAAATCGCCAACGAACTCTTGCCCCAGCACCTCCCACAAGAGGACTCCAAAAACCGTGTTTTGGAAGAGGTCAACCCCCGTCTGGTGCGCCATTACACCTCCTGCAAATTGATTGACCGTCCCGCTCGCATTGGCCGCGAAGGTCGCTACGGCTATCGCCACCTTTTACAATTGCTGGTGGTGCGGCGGCTGTTGATGGAGGGCTATACCGCAGGTGCCATTTACAAGCTCGTGTATCGCATGAGCACCCCAGAACTGCGGGCACTCCTTGAGCAAGGGGTTCATCTTCAATTGAATCCGCCCCCGATCAACCCAGCTTTGGCCTTTTTGCAGCAGGTACAAGACCGCTCCGAGCATCGCTATGGGGAGCCCATGCGTGTCAGTCCCAGTGTCAGCCGCCGCGAGGTACCGCCCCCGAGCCATTCACAGCAACCGGAATCTTGGAAGCGCATTGAGGTGGTGCCCGGCTTTGAGGTTCATATTCGCGATGACTTTAACTTTCCCCAGATCAATCGCGATCAGGAAGCCCTCGTGAAGCAACTGGTGCAATTGCTCTCTAGCTATACCCAGCGCTAA